The Mastomys coucha isolate ucsf_1 unplaced genomic scaffold, UCSF_Mcou_1 pScaffold14, whole genome shotgun sequence genome window below encodes:
- the Cnppd1 gene encoding protein CNPPD1, giving the protein MDLAGLLLDEEGTFSLTGFQDFMVLPGHQKLSARIRRRLYYGWDLETDCSLEELSSPVADITVELLQKAAPSPIRRLQKKYVAHVSREACISPCAMMLALVYIERLRHRNPDYLQHVSSSDLFLISMMVASKYLYDEGEEEEVFNDEWGAAGGVAVATLNALERSFLSAMDWRLYTDPREIFEVLSWLESCVAEQQGRRRGWYTYTDLSVLLEQPTWQLSLSSLCQQLVKLSCLLAVAYVSSVALAVASVAVIHQSLGLSSSPSLGPPELTLVSKNLEQPCIPAPVPQCLTNVSSCLEGNVELPSLWGSLLAPLTPPLIPPPDPPAPPTPLHKCPICQKFQRNPSNCRACHQPNHTVSIGPSRPFYHTHGLAPPWPWSPAAPPFLQPQQCSLFSVMELARLKSVIFPG; this is encoded by the exons ATGGACCTGGCCGGGCTCCTACTGGACGAAGAAGGCACCTTCTCCCTCACCGGTTTCCAGGACTTCATG GTCCTTCCAGGACACCAAAAGCTAAGCGCTCGAATCCGAAGGAGACTCTATTATGGCTGGGACTTGGAGACAGACTGCAGCCTGGAAgagctctccagccctgtggcAG ACATTACTGTGGAACTCCTTCAGAAGGCAGCACCCAGCCCTATTCGCCGACTCCAGAAAAAATATGTGGCCCACGTGTCCCG AGAGGCCTGTATCTCCCCGTGCGCTATGATGTTAGCGCTGGTGTACATTGAGCGGCTCCGGCACCGAAACCCAGATTATCTGCAGCACGTGTCATCTTCTGACTTGTTTCTAATCTCCATG ATGGTGGCCAGTAAATACCTTTATgatgagggggaggaagaggaggtctTCAATGACGAATGGGGAGCAGCTGGGGGAGTTGCTGTGGCCACTCTAAATGCCTTGGAAAGGAGCTTCCTGAGTGCCATG GATTGGCGTCTCTACACTGATCCTCGGGAGATCTTTGAGGTGCTGAGTTGGCTGGAAagctg TGTGGCTGAGCAGCAAGGACGGCGTCGGGGCTGGTACACCTACACAGACCTGAGTGTGCTGCTGGAGCAGCCAACATGGCAGCTGTCTCTGAGCTCCCTCTGCCAGCAGCTGGTAAAG CTGTCCTGCCTGCTAGCCGTGGCATATGTGAGCAGCGTGGCCCTAGCTGTGGCATCAGTGGCTGTAATACACCAGTCTTTGGGGCTGtcctccagcccctcactaggTCCTCCTGAACTCACACTGGTCTCCAAGAACCTTGAGCAGCCCTGCATACCTGCCCCTGTGCCACAGTGCCTGACTAATGTCtccagctgcctggaaggcaaTGTAGAGTTGCCATCACTCTGGGGCAGTCTTCTGGCCCCACTGACACCCCCTCTAATACCTCCCCCAGACCCTCCTGCCCCTCCTACTCCTCTCCACAAATGCCCCATTTGCCAGAAGTTCCAGAGAAACCCCTCAAACTGCCGTGCCTGCCACCAGCCTAACCATACGGTGTCTATTGGGCCTTCCCGCCCCTTTTACCATACCCATGGCCTGGCCCCTCCCTGGCCCTGGAGCCCAGCGGCCCCTCCATTCCTCCAGCCCCAGCAGTGTTCTCTATTTAGTGTCATGGAGCTGGCTCGTCTTAAGTCCGTCATTTTCCCAGGCTAG
- the Retreg2 gene encoding reticulophagy regulator 2 isoform X2, with protein sequence MASSGGGNTGAGGTSGLGLGLGLSLGMGEATGDAEEEAAAAEAVGRLATSLWLRLRGWEAVLAAAQRLLVWEKPLHSLVTAATLNGLFWLLSSSSLRPFFLLSISLLTYFLLDLWHPRFFPDVSAPPPEEPHSDSEGAGSGAQPHLLSVPELCRYLAESWLTFQIHLQELLQYKRQNPAQFCARVCSGCAVLAVLGHYVPGIMISYIVLLSILLWPLVVYHELIQRMYTRLEPLLMQLDYSMKAEADALHHKHDKRKRQGKNAPPAGDEPLAETESESEAELAGFSPVVDVKKTALALAITDSELSDEEASILESGGFSVSRATTPQLTDVSEDLDQQSLPSEPEEALSRELGEGEETELAPPEDLLSAPPALSKQALDTEEEGAADKETLLQLSSPLHFVNTHFNGAGSPQDGVKCPPGGPMETLSPQADSPQALAAPEEEEALTTEDFELLDQGELEQLNAELGLGPEMPPKPPDVLPPSPLGPDSHSLVQSDQEAHAVVEP encoded by the exons ATGGCGAGCAGCGGCGGCGGTAACACCGGCGCCGGTGGCACCTCGgggctgggcctgggcctggggctGAGCCTCGGCATGGGTGAGGCCACGGGCGACGCGGAGGAGGAGGCGGCCGCAGCCGAGGCAGTGGGACGCCTGGCTACGTCCCTGTGGCTGCGGCTCCGCGGCTGGGAAGCGGTGCTGGCGGCCGCACAGCGACTGCTGGTATGGGAGAAGCCGCTGCACAGCCTGGTCACGGCTGCCACACTCAACGGCCTCTTCTG GTTGTTGTCGTCGTCGTCCCTCCGGCCCTTCTTCCTGCTCAGCATCTCACTTTTGACCTATTTTCTCCTGGATCTCTGGCATCCTCGCTTTTTCCCTGACGTTTCAG CACCACCCCCTGAAGAGCCGCACTCTGACAG TGAGGGTGCGGGGTCAGGCGCCCAGCCGCACCTGCTGAGTGTGCCCGAGTTGTGCAGATACCTGGCTGAGAGCTGGCTCACCTTCCAGATTCACCTGCAAGAGCTGCTGCAGTACAAGAGGCAGAATCCAGCTCAG TTCTGTGCTCGAGTCTGTTCTGGCTGTGCTGTGCTAGCTGTGTTGGGACACTATGTTCCAGGGATTATGATTTCCTACATTGTCT TGCTGAGCATCCTGCTGTGGCCCCTGGTGGTTTATCATGAATTGATCCAGAGGATGTATACTCGCCTGGAGCCCTTGCTCATGCAGCTGGACTACAGCAtgaaagcagaagctgatgccCTGCACCACAAACATGACAAGAGAA AGCGCCAAGGAAAGAATGCACCCCCTGCAGGAGATGAGCCACTGGCCGAAACGGAGAGTGAAAGCGAGGCAGAGTTGGCTGGCTTCTCTCCAGTG GTGGATGTGAAGAAGACAGCCCTGGCCTTGGCTATTACAGACTCTGAGCTGTCGGACGAGGAAGCCTCTATCTTAGAGAGCGGTGGCTTCTCTGTATCTCGGGCCACCACCCCACAACTGACAGATGTTTCTGAGG ATTTGGACCAGCAGAGCCTGCCAAGTGAGCCAGAAGAGGCTCTGAGCCgagaactgggggagggggaagaaacagAGCTGGCCCCTCCTGAAGACTTGCTAAGTGCCCCTCCAGCCCTCTcaaagcaagccctggatacagAAGAGGAGGGGGCTGCAGACAAGGAAACCTTGCTTCAGCTCTCATCCCCTCTGCACTTTGTGAATACGCACTTCAATGGGGCAGGGTCCCCCCAGGATGGAGTGAAATGTCCTCCTGGTGGACCAATGGAGACCCTGAGCCCACAGGCA GACTCACCTCAAGCCCTGGCTGctcctgaggaggaagaggcactCACCACTGAGGACTTTGAGTTGCTGGACCAGGGGGAGCTGGAGCAACTGAATGCAGAGCTGGGCTTGGGACCAGAGATGCCCCCAAAGCCCCCTGATGTTCTGCCTCCTTCTCCCCTGGGGCCAGACAGCCATTCTCTGGTACAATCAGACCAAGAGGCTCATGCAGTGGTTGAGCCATGA
- the Retreg2 gene encoding reticulophagy regulator 2 isoform X1, with product MASSGGGNTGAGGTSGLGLGLGLSLGMGEATGDAEEEAAAAEAVGRLATSLWLRLRGWEAVLAAAQRLLVWEKPLHSLVTAATLNGLFWLLSSSSLRPFFLLSISLLTYFLLDLWHPRFFPDVSAPPPEEPHSDSEGAGSGAQPHLLSVPELCRYLAESWLTFQIHLQELLQYKRQNPAQFCARVCSGCAVLAVLGHYVPGIMISYIVLLSILLWPLVVYHELIQRMYTRLEPLLMQLDYSMKAEADALHHKHDKRKRQGKNAPPAGDEPLAETESESEAELAGFSPVVDVKKTALALAITDSELSDEEASILESGGFSVSRATTPQLTDVSEDLDQQSLPSEPEEALSRELGEGEETELAPPEDLLSAPPALSKQALDTEEEGAADKETLLQLSSPLHFVNTHFNGAGSPQDGVKCPPGGPMETLSPQAVSGDLMAPSSTLSPQLCLAESGPVTLLSPSVLPSLPQDSPQALAAPEEEEALTTEDFELLDQGELEQLNAELGLGPEMPPKPPDVLPPSPLGPDSHSLVQSDQEAHAVVEP from the exons ATGGCGAGCAGCGGCGGCGGTAACACCGGCGCCGGTGGCACCTCGgggctgggcctgggcctggggctGAGCCTCGGCATGGGTGAGGCCACGGGCGACGCGGAGGAGGAGGCGGCCGCAGCCGAGGCAGTGGGACGCCTGGCTACGTCCCTGTGGCTGCGGCTCCGCGGCTGGGAAGCGGTGCTGGCGGCCGCACAGCGACTGCTGGTATGGGAGAAGCCGCTGCACAGCCTGGTCACGGCTGCCACACTCAACGGCCTCTTCTG GTTGTTGTCGTCGTCGTCCCTCCGGCCCTTCTTCCTGCTCAGCATCTCACTTTTGACCTATTTTCTCCTGGATCTCTGGCATCCTCGCTTTTTCCCTGACGTTTCAG CACCACCCCCTGAAGAGCCGCACTCTGACAG TGAGGGTGCGGGGTCAGGCGCCCAGCCGCACCTGCTGAGTGTGCCCGAGTTGTGCAGATACCTGGCTGAGAGCTGGCTCACCTTCCAGATTCACCTGCAAGAGCTGCTGCAGTACAAGAGGCAGAATCCAGCTCAG TTCTGTGCTCGAGTCTGTTCTGGCTGTGCTGTGCTAGCTGTGTTGGGACACTATGTTCCAGGGATTATGATTTCCTACATTGTCT TGCTGAGCATCCTGCTGTGGCCCCTGGTGGTTTATCATGAATTGATCCAGAGGATGTATACTCGCCTGGAGCCCTTGCTCATGCAGCTGGACTACAGCAtgaaagcagaagctgatgccCTGCACCACAAACATGACAAGAGAA AGCGCCAAGGAAAGAATGCACCCCCTGCAGGAGATGAGCCACTGGCCGAAACGGAGAGTGAAAGCGAGGCAGAGTTGGCTGGCTTCTCTCCAGTG GTGGATGTGAAGAAGACAGCCCTGGCCTTGGCTATTACAGACTCTGAGCTGTCGGACGAGGAAGCCTCTATCTTAGAGAGCGGTGGCTTCTCTGTATCTCGGGCCACCACCCCACAACTGACAGATGTTTCTGAGG ATTTGGACCAGCAGAGCCTGCCAAGTGAGCCAGAAGAGGCTCTGAGCCgagaactgggggagggggaagaaacagAGCTGGCCCCTCCTGAAGACTTGCTAAGTGCCCCTCCAGCCCTCTcaaagcaagccctggatacagAAGAGGAGGGGGCTGCAGACAAGGAAACCTTGCTTCAGCTCTCATCCCCTCTGCACTTTGTGAATACGCACTTCAATGGGGCAGGGTCCCCCCAGGATGGAGTGAAATGTCCTCCTGGTGGACCAATGGAGACCCTGAGCCCACAGGCAGTGAGTGGTGACCTAATGGCTCCATCCAGCACCCTCTCACCCCAACTTTGCCTTGCTGAAAGTGGTCCAGttaccctcctctctccctctgtgctccCATCCCTTCCCCAGGACTCACCTCAAGCCCTGGCTGctcctgaggaggaagaggcactCACCACTGAGGACTTTGAGTTGCTGGACCAGGGGGAGCTGGAGCAACTGAATGCAGAGCTGGGCTTGGGACCAGAGATGCCCCCAAAGCCCCCTGATGTTCTGCCTCCTTCTCCCCTGGGGCCAGACAGCCATTCTCTGGTACAATCAGACCAAGAGGCTCATGCAGTGGTTGAGCCATGA
- the Zfand2b gene encoding AN1-type zinc finger protein 2B isoform X1 produces the protein MEFPDLGAHCSEPSCQRLDFLPLKCDACSGIFCADHVAYAQHHCGSAYQKDIQVPVCPLCNVPVPVARGEPPDRAVGEHIDRDCRSDPAQQKRKIFTNKCERAGCRQREMMKLTCDRCGRNFCIKHRHPLDHDCSGEGHPTSRAGLAAISRAQGLASTSTVPSPSRTLPSSSSPSRATPQLPPRTAPPVIALQNGLSEDEALQRALELSLAEAKPQVPSSQEEEDLALAQALSASEAEYQQQLGTQGKEAQRSLDHSDKQE, from the exons ATGGAGTTTCCGGACCTCGGGGCTCACTGTTCGGAGCCGAGCTGTCAGCGCTTGG ATTTCTTGCCACTCAAGTGCGATGCCTGCTCGGGCATCTTCTGCGCAGACCATGTGGCCTACGCCCAGCACCACTGTGGATCCGCATACCAAAAG GATATCCAGGTACCTGTGTGTCCCCTCTGTAATGTGCCTGTGCCGGTGGCCAGAGGGGAGCCTCCTGACCGGGCTGTGGGAGAGCACATTGACAGAGACTGTCGATCTGATCCGGCACAGCAAAAACGcaag ATCTTCACCAATAAGTGTGAACGAGCTGGCTGCCGGCAGCGGGAGATGATGAAACTGACTTGCGACCGATGTGGCCGAAACTTCTGCATCAAGCACCGTCATCCACTGGACCATGATTGCTCTGGGGAAGGTCATCCGACCAGCCGGGCAGG GCTTGCTGCTATCTCCAGAGCACAAGGTCTGGCTTCTACAAGCACTGTCCCTAGTCCAAGTCGGACCCTGCCTTCATCATCCTCCCCCAGCAG AGCCACACCCCAGCTTCCACCCAGGACAGCCCCTCCTGTTATTGCTTTGCAGAATGGCTTG AGTGAGGACGAGGCCCTGCAGCGTGCCCTGGAACTGTCCCTTGCGGAGGCTAAACCCCAGGTCCCAAG ctctcaggaggaggaagacttgGCACTAGCACAGGCGCTGTCAGCCAGTGAGGCAGAGTACCAACAGCAGCTG GGTACACAGGGAAAGGAAGCACAGAGAAGCCTGGATCACAGTGACAAGCAGGAGTGA
- the Zfand2b gene encoding AN1-type zinc finger protein 2B isoform X2, producing MEFPDLGAHCSEPSCQRLDFLPLKCDACSGIFCADHVAYAQHHCGSAYQKDIQVPVCPLCNVPVPVARGEPPDRAVGEHIDRDCRSDPAQQKRKIFTNKCERAGCRQREMMKLTCDRCGRNFCIKHRHPLDHDCSGEGHPTSRAGLAAISRAQGLASTSTVPSPSRTLPSSSSPSRATPQLPPRTAPPVIALQNGLSEDEALQRALELSLAEAKPQVPSSQEEEDLALAQALSASEAEYQQQLAQSRSLKPSNCSLC from the exons ATGGAGTTTCCGGACCTCGGGGCTCACTGTTCGGAGCCGAGCTGTCAGCGCTTGG ATTTCTTGCCACTCAAGTGCGATGCCTGCTCGGGCATCTTCTGCGCAGACCATGTGGCCTACGCCCAGCACCACTGTGGATCCGCATACCAAAAG GATATCCAGGTACCTGTGTGTCCCCTCTGTAATGTGCCTGTGCCGGTGGCCAGAGGGGAGCCTCCTGACCGGGCTGTGGGAGAGCACATTGACAGAGACTGTCGATCTGATCCGGCACAGCAAAAACGcaag ATCTTCACCAATAAGTGTGAACGAGCTGGCTGCCGGCAGCGGGAGATGATGAAACTGACTTGCGACCGATGTGGCCGAAACTTCTGCATCAAGCACCGTCATCCACTGGACCATGATTGCTCTGGGGAAGGTCATCCGACCAGCCGGGCAGG GCTTGCTGCTATCTCCAGAGCACAAGGTCTGGCTTCTACAAGCACTGTCCCTAGTCCAAGTCGGACCCTGCCTTCATCATCCTCCCCCAGCAG AGCCACACCCCAGCTTCCACCCAGGACAGCCCCTCCTGTTATTGCTTTGCAGAATGGCTTG AGTGAGGACGAGGCCCTGCAGCGTGCCCTGGAACTGTCCCTTGCGGAGGCTAAACCCCAGGTCCCAAG ctctcaggaggaggaagacttgGCACTAGCACAGGCGCTGTCAGCCAGTGAGGCAGAGTACCAACAGCAGCTG GCGCAGAGTCGTAGCTTGAAGCCGTCCAACTGCAGCCTGTGCTAG